The genome window CCGTAGCCCAGAAATGTAGTAGAATGGGAATCGAAATTACCCCAATAATAAGAAGAAGTGACGCAATCGATTTGCCAAGAGACATAGGGAGAGTAGTTGTAGCAACATTCCGGTCACTTAGTATAGCCGCACGGAAACAACCATCACTTTGGGAAGATGTAAGCTTTCTACTCATAGAGAGGCTAGATCTAATAGGACAACCAAAGCTCGGGGTTCAGCTTGAGACAGCTATTGTGGGAGGAATGGGAAGAATTTCCAACATCCAGTATGTAGCTCTATGTCCAGAAGTTGCTGATTTGCCAGATTTAGCAAAGTGGCTAGATGCGTCCATTGTCAGGGACAAAAAGCCTGATGTGAACAGAATATTCAGTGTGAAGGTGTTCAAAAGCATCACCGAGTCTCTAGCGGACCTATCGCAGTATGTTCACAAAAAGCAGGGACAAGTAATCATTCTTGCACCAGACATTCAATCTTCCCAGATATTAGCAGAGCGGCTGACCGGTTTGGATGATAGTGGAACAACACCACATCTTGATTTTGGATTGACACCCGGGCATCGAGATGAACTAAGAGAACTCTGTATGCGTATAAAGAGGGTTCATCCCCAATGCAATATGACCCAGAGACTAGTGAATGTTCTTAGCAAGGGAGTTGCCTTTTTCCACGAGGGTGTTGCGAAGAAGCAGAGGAGAGCCATATCTGAGGCATGGGAAGACAAACTGGTACCAGTAATAGTGATGCCTACACGCTTTGCACTTGCCAGCGGCATGACAGCTACAGTGGTCTTCTTGATTGGTGTTTTCGCACATAGAAAAGAGGACATTCTGCGGGATGACGAAGAGTTAGTGATGCTTTCAGAATGGCAGATGAATAACCTATTGCAAGCAGCTGGTAGAGCTAAGCTGGATACGGAAGGTTTCGGAATCCTCGTTGTTGATAATGAGCAAGAAAGGGAGAGGGTCTTGTTGAAGTATTTCAGAAGAGATGAGGAGGGGAATCTGATGCCACGGCTCGGAGAAGTTGACAGTCTCATGGATAACCCTGAGAACCTTCAGTTCTTGGTATTGGGGCAGCTTTGCACAACTGATGAGCAACACAGCAGCCCATTGGCAATCATAAATGAAACATTCTGGGCTTCCACAAACAAGACATTCAACCCGAAGGAGGAGCGTTACGTACCAATAGATGAGATTTCTATTGATACGCTCCTTTCACTACGAGCAACAAAATCCACGCTGGAAAGAGCAGAAGAAATTGGTGATGAAGATGTCAAAGTGGTTTCGGTAAGTCCATCCAAGATAGAGGGGCTTGTCCATAGCGCCAGCCGCGAGCTCTGGCATTATGTTACACTAAACTCATCCGAGGGTGTATCTTGTAGCTGTGAGTCCTGGAAATATCAAGGGATGAAGAATCACAGATTGTGTAAACATCTTGTTAAATTCGCCAACTATGCACTCCATGACGATGAAGCGGAACCATATACCAACGGGGTTTTGAGACATTCATTACGGGGGCTTGAGACACTTGACGAACTGGAACAGAGCGGCCTTCTGGAGAAAAGTAGTGGGGAAGTCCGATGTACAGAACTAGGTCGGAGAGCTGCAGCATTAGGAGTTTCGATTGGGGACGCAAGAAGAACCAAAGGGATGATCGAGGACAGTGAAGGCGACTTCACAAATACGCTAATTGAACTAGTACAAACCAAAACAGGAGCCAATCCGGAACAACTCAAGAGAATATTGACAGCTGTATTAGAGGACGACAACCAAGAGGGTATGTATTGTGAGGATGATTACCCCGGCCTCATAGAAAACCATGTAGAGGAGTTGCTCTACGTGAACTCTGTCCTAGAGCAGATGTTAATTGAAGACGAAAATGGAATTCTCAAGGAAAGACCAGCTCATTTTGGAGAGAAACTCAGGCGCGCATTATCGGATATCGGTTGACTTTTTACGTGGTAGTTTTGTCAACGAAACTGAAGCAGGGTGCACGCTATTGTCCTGCTCTAACATCCCATGGAGAAATGAGCATGAAGCTGTTTGAGTCAGAAGCGAAAGAAATCTTCCGTGACTTTAACATGCCCACGCCTAGTAGTGGTCTGGCAAAAACGCCCGAAGGAGCCAAGAAAAAGGCTTCAGAGATAGGCAAGCCAGTTGTAGTTAAAGCACAGGTTCTTTCGGGTAAAAGAGGGAAAGCAGGAGGTATCAAGTTCGCAGACACCCCTGAAGAGGTTGAAAAACTAGCAGAAGAGATTCTTGCCATGCGAATCAATGATCTTCCCGTAGAAGCAGTGCTGATAGAAGAGAAACTCGATATCAAGCAAGAAATCTACGCAGGGATAACCATTGATAGGAACAGACGCCAGTACGTCTGCATTGGCAGTTCTGCAGGAGGCATGTCAATTGAGGAACTTGCTGAAGAAAGCCCCGAGAAAATCTTCAAAACCCATATCAATCCACATCTGGGTCTTCAACCTTTCGAGGCTCGACAATTAGCTGTTCGAATGGGGTTCAAGGGAAAACAAATCCACAAACTTGCCTCGTTCTTCTTGAAGCTCTGGAAAATCGTGGAAGAGTATGATGTGGAATTAACTGAGATCAATCCACTGATACTCACCGAACAGGGCGATTTCATCGCTGCAGATGCAAGACTGAATATTGACAATAATGCTCTATACAGACATCAAGAACTCATAGAGAGTTTGGATAGAGCTCCCTTAGAAGAAAACGAGAGAGAAAGACGCGCAAGGGAGAATGACATGGCATATGTCGAGTTGGATGGCAATATAGCGTGTATATGCAATGGGGCGGGCCTTACCATGGCCACCCTTGATGCCGTCGCTCTCTATGGAGGTAAGGCAAGCACATTCCTCGACCTCGGAGGCGGTGCCGATGCAGAACGAGTAGAAAAGGGCATCGAAATAGCTTTGATGTTCGATCAAGTGGAGGCAATACTTGTCAACATCATGGGTGGCATCACCAGATGCGATGAGGTTGCAAAGGGAATCGTGGGGGCCAGAGAAGACAAAGGAATTGATGTACCGATGGTCATCCGCATGGTTGGAACAAATGAGAAAGAGGGGCAAGAAATCTTGGAAAAGGCTGGTATCCCATTCCTGCAAACCATGGAAGACGCAGCCCAGAAGGTAGTTGAGCTTCTAGAGGAGGCGGAATAGATGGCAGTTTTAATCGACAAAGATACGAAAGTCGTAGTACAAGGGATTACTGGTTCACAAGGTACATTCCACTCAGAAGCCATGCTCAAGTATGGTACCAATATAGTAGCTGGAGTGACACCAGGTAAAGGTGGTCAAGAGATTAATGATGTTCCGGTATATGACACCGTGTGGGAAGCCAAGAATGAACATGGTGTCACGGCATCCGTGATTTTTGTACCAGCTCCGTTCGCTGCAGGGGCTGCCATGGAAGCTATAGGAGCAGATCTCAATCCTGTTGTTGTAATCACTGAGCACGTACCGGTCAAGGATGAAATCCGAGTGATTCACGAAGCGAAGCGAAAAGACATCACAGTAATTGGTCCAAATACTCCTGGTATCATCCATCCAGGAGCAAAGCAGAAACTGGGTATCATGCCCGGTCATGTTTTCAAGGCCGGTGAAGTGGGCTTGATGTCCCGAAGCGGAACCCTAACCTATGAGATAGCAGCGGGCATGACACAGGCTGATATTGGCATTTCTACTGCAATAGGTCTCGGAGGTGATCCCTGTGTTGGTCTTACACCAATTGAGGGTGTGAAGCTCTTTGAGAACGATACCGATACCAAAGCTATGGTTCTGGTGGGAGAAATCGGTGGAGATGCTGAAGAGCGAGCAGCGGCCTACATCAAAGACGAGGTAGACTTGCCAGTCGTTGCCTTTATAGCAGGACGCACTGCTCCGCCGGGCAAGAGGATGGGACATGCAGGTGCCATCATTAGTGGTGGAACAGGTACTGCAGCAGGCAAAATCAAAGCGTTTGAAGATGCAGGTGTCCCAGTTGCAGAGAAACCTAGTGATGTGGCAAAGCTGCTAAGAGAAAACCTTTAAATCGATTCTAAATGAGCCCCTCAAGGCGGGCTCATTACACCTTTATACGTCCGTCCATATTTCACGAGAGGTTTGAAGAATGCCAGTAGCAGACATTGAGAAACGCAGACTCGCACAGCACTATCTGCTTTACAAATCAGTATGCAGAGATTGTGGAGCTACCAATCCACTCAAAGCAAAGAAGTGCAGAAAGTGCAAGAGCA of Candidatus Thorarchaeota archaeon contains these proteins:
- the sucC gene encoding ADP-forming succinate--CoA ligase subunit beta, which translates into the protein MKLFESEAKEIFRDFNMPTPSSGLAKTPEGAKKKASEIGKPVVVKAQVLSGKRGKAGGIKFADTPEEVEKLAEEILAMRINDLPVEAVLIEEKLDIKQEIYAGITIDRNRRQYVCIGSSAGGMSIEELAEESPEKIFKTHINPHLGLQPFEARQLAVRMGFKGKQIHKLASFFLKLWKIVEEYDVELTEINPLILTEQGDFIAADARLNIDNNALYRHQELIESLDRAPLEENERERRARENDMAYVELDGNIACICNGAGLTMATLDAVALYGGKASTFLDLGGGADAERVEKGIEIALMFDQVEAILVNIMGGITRCDEVAKGIVGAREDKGIDVPMVIRMVGTNEKEGQEILEKAGIPFLQTMEDAAQKVVELLEEAE
- the sucD gene encoding succinate--CoA ligase subunit alpha, which gives rise to MAVLIDKDTKVVVQGITGSQGTFHSEAMLKYGTNIVAGVTPGKGGQEINDVPVYDTVWEAKNEHGVTASVIFVPAPFAAGAAMEAIGADLNPVVVITEHVPVKDEIRVIHEAKRKDITVIGPNTPGIIHPGAKQKLGIMPGHVFKAGEVGLMSRSGTLTYEIAAGMTQADIGISTAIGLGGDPCVGLTPIEGVKLFENDTDTKAMVLVGEIGGDAEERAAAYIKDEVDLPVVAFIAGRTAPPGKRMGHAGAIISGGTGTAAGKIKAFEDAGVPVAEKPSDVAKLLRENL
- a CDS encoding 50S ribosomal protein L40e: MPVADIEKRRLAQHYLLYKSVCRDCGATNPLKAKKCRKCKSKDLRPKVRTRRR